The following is a genomic window from Pseudomonadota bacterium.
CAATTGATCTCGTAAGCGTTGAAAAAGCCCCCGTCCCTCTTCCATCCGCTCTATATCTTCTTGCCCCCGGCCTTTTCGGACTCGTAGGGATTAAAAGAAAGTATCTGGGATAAACGATTAGCTGCAAATTATCAAGGCAGGGTTAGAAATAGCCCTGCCTTTTTTGTTTTCTACCATCTATAATTACCGCTTGCAATCTTGGATGTCTTACAGAAATCCGTTTTATTTAGTTCAGGAAGGCAGCAGTGTCTCAGGCAAAAGCCACGCAGTGTGCATTGTAGGCAAAAACCGCGAAGCTTGAACTTCAGGAAGAAAACTCCCGCTTATCTCTAAGCGGGGTCATGTGTGTTGATACTAATTCCAGTTCTAAATCAAGGCGCTATCATCGTTGGCTTCGTCATCTGCTTCTCCGACGTACTATTACCGTACGCCTACGTCGCCTCTTCCTTGCCGTCTTGATTTCATCCTTGATTTAGAACTGGAATAACATGCTTTCAATTCCCATATTTTTTTGTGCCTGAAATTGTGCCCATTGTGCTCCGGGTGTCCTTAAATATTCCTATAGAACCTGCAAGCTTCTAAGACAGTACCCTCTCCCCGTATGAAAGTTCTTCAAGTCCTTTTTTGTTGATAAGTTTGATTGTACGTCCCTGGACACGAATGAGATCCTGATTGACCATTTTGCTTAAAATACGGGAAAGTGTTTCAGGGATAGTGCCGAGTATGCTTGCCAGTTGACCCTTTGCAATATTCAACTCAAGGCTGTCATCATCCTTTTTATCTTCAACTGAATACAGTATGTAGGCGGCAAGCCGCTGCGGCACCTCTTTGAGAGAGAGGTTCTCTACAAGCTGTGTGAATCGTTTCAGTCTTTGTGAGAGAATAGCCAGCATATTCATGGCAATCAGCGGATCTTTATTTATCAGTTCCACAAATACAATCCTTGGGAAAAAGATTGTTGTACTATCTTCCAGAGCTTCAGCGTGCGCCGGGAACCTTTCACCGGCAAAGACCGGCGCTTCCCCAAAGGGTTCACCATGACCGAAAATATGTAGAATCTGTTCCTTCCCTTCATAAGAGAGTTTATAAATTTTAACGCGTCCCTTTTGCAGTACATGAAAACCGTTTGCTTCATCACCATCGGAAAATATTGTCTGACCTTTTTTGAATGTGCAGTTCAGCCCGATATCGGATAATGCCTGGAGTTGTTTTTCTGTCAATCCTTTAAAAAGAGGAACTTCCCCGATAAACTTCTTTATATCCATATGTATAGTTATTCTAATATTTTACAAGAGAATCTTCAATATTTATGAAAGCTATGGTAAAAAATAATGGTTTAATGTATTATTTTAACACTATTAATCGGACTCCGCTAAAGTGAATCACCCCGCTGCAAACGTTCGGGGTATCAAAGGTAAGACAATAATGTGGAGTCATTTCGAAGCAGGCTTCAGGGTGTTAACCCACGGGGCAATAAAGTAAATTATCCGTGGCATTGGTTATTAATGTTTGTATATGACAAATGACCTTTGCATACAAAAAATAACCTCGAAGGGGTTTATAATGGAAAAACCAAAAATACTCATTCTCATCGGAAGTGACAGCGATCTTTCCATAACGGAAGATGCGGTTAAATTCTTAAAAGAAACAGGTGTGCCTTTTAAAATAGATATATCATCTGCTCACCGCAATCCTGAGAAAACTGTTGAATATGCTAAAAAAGCGAGACAGAAGGGAGTGGAAGTAATTATTGCTATAGCCGGTATGGCTGCTCACCTTCCAGGTGTGCTGGCATCGCATACGACACTTCCTGTCATTGGAGTCCCTGCCGATGGCGGAGCCTTAAACGGAGTGGATGCACTTATGTCAATTGTTCAGATGCCTAAGGGGATACCTGTAGCCACAGTAGGTATTAATGCATCGAGAAATGCGGCTATTCTTGCATGTGAGATACTTTCTATTAAATATGATGAGATAAGGGAAAAGCTTGAAAAAATGAAGGATGATCTTAAAAAGGAAAATGAGGAAAAAGCGGCAAAACTGAGTGCGCTTTTTCATTAATAAAAACTAAATTTCTATTTGGAGAGGTTCTACATGCTGAATACAATTACCGATGTAAGCGGGATCCTGGTTGGTCATGCAACCGATCTTACCGGTTATACAGGATGCACAGTAATTCTTTGTGAAGAAGGTGCAGTCTGCGGGCTGGATGTCAGGGGAAGCGCTTCCGGTACAAGGCAGGTTGACTCGCTCAATTTAAGCCATATCGTAGAACAGGTTCATGCAGTACTTTTATGCGGAGGAAGTTCCTTCGGCCTTGATGCTGCAACAGGGGTTATGAGATTTCTTGAAGAAAAGGGCATTGGTTTTGACGTAGGAATAGCAAGGATCCCCATTATTCCCGCTGCTGTTATATTTGACCTCTTTTTCGGGGATGCAAAGGCAAGACCGACGGCGGCAATGGGTTATGATGCCTGTGTCAATGCAAAAGAAACGTTTGACGAAGGAAGTGTGGGTGCAGGCACAGGCGCTACAGTTGGGAAACTTTTTGAAATCTCAAGGGCAATGAAGGGGGGTGTCGGCACAAGCAGTATTATAATGCCGGATGGTTTAATCGTCGGCGCCCTTGTAATTGTTAATGCCTTTGGCGATATTATAGACAACATAACCGGAAAAGTTATAGCAGGCGCACGGATGTCGCAGGATAGCCTCGAATTTGCTCACACATCTGATTCCCTTAAAAAGGGTTATACCAAAAAGCAGTTCGGTCTCATTAATACAACGCTTGGCGTTGTTGCCACAAATGCCCGCTTTAATAAGAGGGACATCACGAAAGTTGCCCAGATATCACAGTGCGGATTAATAAAGACAATAAGTCCTGTTCATACCACCTTTGATGGGGATCTTATTTTTGCCCTTTCATTGGGTAAAATAGAAGCCGATATCAACAGAGTTGGCGTACTGAGTGAATTTGTCATTGCAGAAGCCGTAAAAAGGGCGATAAAAAAGGCAGATGGTTTTAAGATCGTACCTGCCTTTCGGGATATGAACAAAGGTTGGAAGACTTCATAAGCTGTTTAAAAAATGTGGAAGTAATTTGAACGGCTTAAAGGAAAAATAAATGGATGATTATCGCAAGATAGCTGATATAATAAAGGAAAGAGGGGATGTGGTTGCTTTTACCGGTGCGGGTATATCTGTAGACAGCGGCATCCCGGCATTCCGCGGCGGCCAGGGATTATGGGACAAATACGACCCCATGGAGTATGCCCATATAGGGGCTTTTAACAGCAACCCGGAAAAAGTATGGTTAATGCTTCGAGAAATGTCCTGGGTAATCCTGGATGCAAAGCCGAGCCCTGCCCATATTGCATTGGGTGAATTAGAAAAAAAAGGCTTTTTAAAGGCTGTTATAACGCAGAATGTGGATGGTCTCCATCAGGCAGGAGGAAACAGCAATGTCATAGAGTATCATGGAAGCCACAGATGGTTTGTATGCCTTAGTTGTTCGAAAAGAGTTCCCCTTACGCACGGTATCATTGATATACACCCTTATCCGATATGTGAGAAATGTAACAGAGCATTAAAACCTGATGTGGTTTTTTTCGGGGAGAGCATTCCCTTTAAGGCCATGATAAAGGCAAATGTAGAAGCGGAGAGATGTAAGGTAATGTTTGTTATAGGAACATCAGGAGTGGTATACCCGGCAGCAGATTTGCCGCATACATCAAAGTCCCGCGGGGCAATCATAATTGAAATCAATCCTGAGCAGACCCCCTTTACCTCATCGATCACTGATTATTTTTTCAAAGGTACAGCATCGGTTATATTGCCGAAAATCTTGGAATATTTGGAATAAAAAGGAGGCAGAACATGGCAAAGAATAAATCTTCGGCATTAGCAAAAGCTACCTCCTCTGGAAATAAAGACAGCAGAATGCCGGGTTCCAGGGCAATTGACCACACATACTGCATTATCATGGCCGGAGGAAAAGGTGAGCGGTTCTGGCCTTTAAGTACAGATCTTATACCAAAACCGTTTCTGAATATCGTCGGCGGTAAAAGTATGATACAACTCACTGTTGAAAGAGCCGGTCGAATAGTGCCTTTAAACAGGATTTTTATTGTCCTTGGCAAAGATCATCTGAATATTGCAAAAAAACAGCTTGGAGTTTTGCCTGAAGAGAATTTTATTGTTGAGCCCGATGGAAGGGATACTGCCCCCTGCATAGGCTATTCAGCTATTTTTATGCTTAAAAAAGATAAGGATGCTGTAATGATTGTGCTCCCTGCCGATCAATATGTCCCTGATGTAGACAGTTTTGCAGATGTTATCTCAGAGGGCATAAGATGTGCAAAAGCAGGGGATTATTTTGTCACAATAGGGATAAAACCATCGAGGCCTGAAACAGGATACGGTTATATACATGCTTACGAAAAGTTTGATATTGTAAGGGATTCAACATGTTTCAAGGTAAACAGATATGTAGAGAAGCCTGATTTAAAAAAGGCGATGGAATATCTGGAAGAAGGCAATTATTACTGGAATGGAGGTATTTTTGTCTGGCGTGCTGATGCTGTTATGAGGGGTATCAAAAGATATATGCCTGATTTGTATAGCGGACTTATGCAAATCAGTGATGCATACAAGGTGAATCAAAAGGAAGAAGCTGAACTTATTTTTAAAACCCTCCCTAGAAAGTCCATAGACTACGGGCTTATGGAAAAGGCAGAGAATGTTTTAATGATCCCTTCCCGGTTTGCCTGGGATGATGTAGGTACATGGTCTTCACTGACAAGGGTATTTGAACCTGATGAAAAAGGGAATTATACAAAGGGCGATGTAACTCAAATAGACACAAAGGATTGTGTACTATTCAGCGATAATATAAGAGTGGGGACTATAGGTGTTTCCAATCTCATCATTGTTGCATCGGAAAACGGTGTGCTTGTTTGTGATATTAACAGGGTTCAGGAAGTAAGGGAGATAGTGAAACAACTTAACTCTTAACAGTTTCCATGAGGGGGTTTTCGTGAGCCTGTAAATGAGGGCATAAGCCCCTAGCCCGTTCTCGGGCGAGAGGGGGTGGCTCCCATTTACACGAGGGACGAAGGACGTTCAGTCGCTATGCTCCTTCGGACGCAGGACGTAAATGCATTTGCTTGCGTCCCAGCGCAAGCGGACGTCCAATCGAACATAAGTGAGCGGACATCCTTCGTGCATACGGAAAGGAGAGGGGGCGACGTGAGCCCATTAAATGAGGGCGTAAGCCCGTAGCCCGTTCTCGGGCGAGAGGGGGTGGCTCCGACAGCTTTGCTGGTGGAGGGGGCGACGTGAGCCCATTGTATAATTGCAAGGGAGATAGTGAAACGAATGAAAAATTAATGTTTCCGTAAGGGAGCAATCGGGACAACCGCAAGCGGGTGTCCCGTTATATGTGGGGGGTTATATGATTTCAAGGGTTTCTACTGCAACAGTCTACGGTATCGATGGGATCAAAATAGATGTTGAAGTCGATATATCATTCGGTTTGCCTGCTTTTAATATCGTCGGGTTACCGGAAATGTCCGTTAAAGAAAGCAAAGAGAGGGTTAGGGCAGCAATAAGAAATGCCGGCTTTGAATTCCCTAACGACAGGATCACAATCAATCTCGCACCGGCAGATGTAAGAAAAGAAGGATCATCATTTGATCTTCCCATAGCCGTGGGTATACTTATTTCAATGGGCATCATAAAGGAAGAAACAGTGAGAGGATGCCTTATTGCCGGGGAGTTATCCCTTGACGGCAGAATTAAAGGCATCAGAGGGGTACTGCCCATAGCCATACTTGCTGCCCAGGAAGGAGTTAAAAGCCTGATAGCGCCCCTTGTGAACGGCAACGAAGCTTCTATTGTAAAGGGATTGAAAGTATACGGAGCAAATCATCTCATAGATATTGTTCATTATTTCCTGGGGGACGGGGACCTAAAGGAGTTTTACGGAAAAGATAATTTGCCGGATGAACATACCGGCAATGCAGGATTAAATTTTTCGGATATAAAAGGTCAGGCGCTGGCAAAACGGGCTCTTGAGATATCTGCGAGCGGAGGTCATAATGTCCTTATGATCGGGCCTCCCGGCTCAGGCAAAACCATGCTTGCGAGGAGGATGCCGACAATACTGCCGCCGCTTCATTACGAAGAAGCGATAGAAACGACAAAGATACACAGTATTGCCGGCCTTCTTAGCACCGATAAATACCTTATTCTTGAACGCCCCTTCAGGACACCCCACCATACTATTTCAGATGCAGGCATGGTGGGCGGAGGCCATGTTCCTAAACCCGGAGAGGTCAGTCTTGCCCATAATGGCGTGTTGTTTCTTGATGAATTCCCTGAGTTTAAAAGGAATGTTCTTGATTCATTGCGGCAGCCTCTTGAGGACGGCAATGTAACAATTTCACGGATTACGCACTCGATAACCTTCCCGGCAAAATTTATGCTTATTGCAGCAATGAATCCCTGTCCCTGCGGCTACTGGGGAGATTCAAGAAGGGCGTGTACTTGCACCGGGTCACAGATCAGAAAGCACAGGTCAAGGATTTCCGGGCCTCTCCTTGACAGAATGGATATGCACATTGAAGTACCTCCCGTCACGGTGAGAGAACTGTCAATTGATAAAGAAGAAGAACCTTCGGAAAAGATAAGAGAGAGGGTGCTGGATGCACGCAGGATTCAGGAAGATCGTTTTAAGGGCAGGAAAATATATTCAAATAGTCATATGACACCGCGCATGATAAAAAAATACTGTGCCATGGATAATGGCGGGAGCATGCTTCTCGAAAACGCGGTTGACAAATTCGGCCTTTCTCCCCGTGCCTATCATAGAATCCTGAAGGTTGCCCGCACTATTGCCGACCTGGATAATATGGAACATATAGATGAGCCGCACCTTGCCGAAGCAATCCAGTACAGGTCGCTGGATAAAAGGATGGTTGTTTAATCAATAATACGGAGAATATGGGATATTGACAGCGTCCGCCTGCGTTAATATTACTATTTTGTGTTCAATACACTGCGTATTATCTTTGCAATTTCCTGTATGGTAAAGGGTTTCATGAGAAAGCCCCTGATACCCAGGGCCTTTGACGAATCTGCATTGACCTTTTCGCTGAAACCGGTGCAGAGGATAATCGGTATGTCCGGCCTTATGGAAATAAGCTCCTTTGCCAGATCAATACCTGTTATGTGGGGCATTGTTTGATCGGTAATAACGAGGTCAAACTTATCCGGTTCTTTTTTAAAGGCTGAAAGCGCTTCCCGGCTATCTGTTTTAGGGATCACCGTATAGCCGAGTTTTGCAAGTGTACGTTTTTCCATCTCGATCAGTGTATCCTCATCGTCCACAATCAGAACACATTCGTGACCCCCTGGTATAGCCGAATCAGTCTCGCTAATTGCCTGACAGTCCTGCTCTGTCTTCGGAAGAAAGATGTTGAAGGCAGAGCCCTTTCCACTTTCACTCTCAACAGTGATAAAACCATTGTGACTTTTTACAATCCCGTGTACTACCGAAAGGCCGAGACCGGTTCCTTCCCCTGCTGTTTTTGTTGTAAAAAAAGGATCAAATATACGTGCCATAACCTCCGGCTCCATACCACATCCTGTATCAATAATTGAAAGCTTCACATATGATCCCGGGACCATGTCCTGGTGCGGGGCATCAAGCGGGGATAAAAATATGAAATCGGAAAGTTCAATGCTCAGGGTTCCCCCTTTTTCGCGCATAGCATGGGCTGCATTGGTGGAAAGATTCATAAGCACCTGATGTATTTGAGTGGGGTCGGCAAGTGCCATGGAGGTACTCCTGATCTCCTGCCTGATATCGATAGTGGAAGGGATTGATGCCCTGAGAAGCTTAAGGGGCTCCTGGATTACAAGACTCAACTGTACAGGCTTCAGTTCCTGCTCTCCCTGCCTGCTGAAGGTGAGTATCTGCCTTACAAGATCTCGTCCTCTTATGCCGGCCTTCAGGACATGTTCCACATAGCGTTGTACATCGCTTTCCACCGGGATACGCCCCTTTAACATCTCTGTAAAACCGATCATGGCTGCCAGAATGTTATTGAAATCATGGGCAATGCCTCCTGCAAGGGTGCCGATTGCTTCCATTTTCTGTGAATGGTGGAGTTGCTGTTCCAACATTTTCTCTCTGGTAATTTCTATGAGTGTTCCCATAACGGCAGGACGGCCCTGGTAGAGGAATACGCGGCCAAAGCCCTTCAGTATAATTATCTTTCCGCTCTTATGCATACCGCGGAATTCATGTTCCAAAGAGTCTGTTTTGCCTTCTTTCCGTCGCCTCATATACTCGTCGAGGATGTGTCTGTCATCGGAGTGGACAAAACTGCTGAGGGTACATTTATTCACAACTTCTTCATACGTATATCCGTAGATTTCGCAGAATTTGCTGTTTGCATATACGAGCATATTATTCTGTATTACATACACACCCACCAGTGATTCTTCAACAACACTCCGGTATTTTTCTTCGGATTCCCGAAGCGCTTCCTGTGCCTCCCTCCGCTTTAATTCCTGAACATCCGCTTGAATTCTTGCGTTGAGAACAGGCGCCATCTTTCGGGCTGTTGCCTCCAGTATCTTTTGATCGTCTATATTATAATTCACTGTCTTATTGGCAACAATAATAATGCCGATTGATTCCCCATGATAAAGGATAGGGACTGCTAAAGCCCTTGTGATGGGGATATGCCCGTAGGGCACGTAAAAGGGCTCATTGATACAGTAACTCTTTTTTTCTCTGATTGTCTTACCCCAGATGCTATCCCCCCAGGTGTTACGGGGGAAAATAGTGGCTTTACCGGAAATTTCGCATCTCTCCCATGCATTGCCATTCAGAGAAGGGCATGCCATGTCCCCGTCTTTATTGATGTAACCGAATATACCGGACTTGCTTTTTACAGTTTCCAGAATAACATCAAGAACTTTTTCATATAAACTCTCATCAAGAACAGAAAGGAAAATATCCGATATCCGATTCCTGAACATAAGCTCCCGCTTTGAAACCCGGAGAACCTTTTCAACACGTTTACGTTCTTTGATCTCTGATTTCAGGGTTTCGTTTGCAGCAGCTAGCTCTGCTGTTCTTTCCTTTACCCTTTTTTCCAGTTCATCGTGTGCTTTCTGCAGGGCATGATCGGCAGATTTGCGGGCAATGCGTATCCGGGACTCTTTCAGTTCCCTGTTAATTGCCGGTACAAGACGGGAAAGATTGTTCTTGCAGATGTAGTCATGGGCTCCGGATATCATTGCCTCAACACCTACATCATCGCCGATAGTTCCTGAGACAAGGATAAAGGGGATGTCCAATTTTTTATTGTTGTAAAGATTTAGCGCTTCAGTTCCACTGAAATGAGGCATCGTATAGTCTGCAATGATTATATCCCGCTCCTCCCTGTCAAGGGCGGAAATCATGGCATCGGGGGAGTCGACCCGTTCAAAAACAGGTTTATACCCGCCCCGTTTCAACTCACGTACAATAAGCAGGGTATCGTCCTCGGAATCTTCTACAATTAACACTCGAAGAGGTTTTTCCATTTCCTACTTGCCTCCGGCAGGAGGAGGTTCATTCAACACTAACCAGTATAGTTCCAGTTGCCTGACGGCTTCGATAAAATTGTTGAAATCCACAGGTTTCTGTATATAACTGTTTGCACCGAAACGGTAACCGTCGATAAGATCCTGCTCCTCTTTGGATGTGGTAAGGATTACTACGGGGACAAGCTTTGTCCGTTCATCCGAACGCAGGCGCTGCAATACCTCGATGCCGCTTATCCTTGGGAGTTTCAGGTCAAGGAGGATAAGGACCGGCAAAGTACTTACGTCCTGATCAGTATATACACCGGTACCAAAAAGACAATCCAGTGCCTCAGCACCATCCCGTGCAACAATTACGTCGTTCTTAATATTATTCTTCTTCAATGCACGAAGGGTAAGTGTTACATCATTCGGATTATCTTCGACAAGAAGAATTGTTTTCTCCTTCATTGCTACCTCTCTTACTTACTTTTTTTTAAATACTGAAATAAAATGATGCACCTTTATCAATCTCACTTTCTGCCCGTATATGTCCTCCATGGCGGTGGATAATACGCTGGACAGTGGCAAGGCCGATGCCGATGCCCTCAAATTCATCATCGCGGTGTAATCGCTGAAAGGGAATAAACAGTTTATTTGCATAGGCCATATCAAAACCTGCACCGTTATCCCTTACAAAAAACTCAAGATTGCCTCCTTGGTTTGTTGTCCCGAATTCTATTTTTCCGTTTTTATTGTTTGTAAACTTATAGGCATTGCTAAACAGGTTTTCAATAACTATCCTGAGCAGATTGGGATCACCTTTCGCAACAATATCGGGCTGGATGATAAAATCAACTTTGCGCCCTTTATTCGCATTTTGAAGTTCTGCTGCTACAGCAGAGGCTACAGCGCTTAAGTCAACCGAACTGTATCGAAGTTCGGCCCTTGAGATGCGCGAAAGCTTAAGTATATCATCAATAAGGATTGCCATGCGTTGGCTTGCTGTACGGACCCGTTTTAGAAAATCCTGTCCCTGTTCGTCTAATTGATCGTGATAATCCTCGAGAAGCGCCTGACTAAAACCGTCTATGGCCCTCAAGGGCGCGCGCAGATCATGCGAGACGGAGTAACTGAAAGCCTCCAGTTCCTTGTTTACGG
Proteins encoded in this region:
- a CDS encoding response regulator, which codes for MEKPLRVLIVEDSEDDTLLIVRELKRGGYKPVFERVDSPDAMISALDREERDIIIADYTMPHFSGTEALNLYNNKKLDIPFILVSGTIGDDVGVEAMISGAHDYICKNNLSRLVPAINRELKESRIRIARKSADHALQKAHDELEKRVKERTAELAAANETLKSEIKERKRVEKVLRVSKRELMFRNRISDIFLSVLDESLYEKVLDVILETVKSKSGIFGYINKDGDMACPSLNGNAWERCEISGKATIFPRNTWGDSIWGKTIREKKSYCINEPFYVPYGHIPITRALAVPILYHGESIGIIIVANKTVNYNIDDQKILEATARKMAPVLNARIQADVQELKRREAQEALRESEEKYRSVVEESLVGVYVIQNNMLVYANSKFCEIYGYTYEEVVNKCTLSSFVHSDDRHILDEYMRRRKEGKTDSLEHEFRGMHKSGKIIILKGFGRVFLYQGRPAVMGTLIEITREKMLEQQLHHSQKMEAIGTLAGGIAHDFNNILAAMIGFTEMLKGRIPVESDVQRYVEHVLKAGIRGRDLVRQILTFSRQGEQELKPVQLSLVIQEPLKLLRASIPSTIDIRQEIRSTSMALADPTQIHQVLMNLSTNAAHAMREKGGTLSIELSDFIFLSPLDAPHQDMVPGSYVKLSIIDTGCGMEPEVMARIFDPFFTTKTAGEGTGLGLSVVHGIVKSHNGFITVESESGKGSAFNIFLPKTEQDCQAISETDSAIPGGHECVLIVDDEDTLIEMEKRTLAKLGYTVIPKTDSREALSAFKKEPDKFDLVITDQTMPHITGIDLAKELISIRPDIPIILCTGFSEKVNADSSKALGIRGFLMKPFTIQEIAKIIRSVLNTK
- a CDS encoding P1 family peptidase, coding for MLNTITDVSGILVGHATDLTGYTGCTVILCEEGAVCGLDVRGSASGTRQVDSLNLSHIVEQVHAVLLCGGSSFGLDAATGVMRFLEEKGIGFDVGIARIPIIPAAVIFDLFFGDAKARPTAAMGYDACVNAKETFDEGSVGAGTGATVGKLFEISRAMKGGVGTSSIIMPDGLIVGALVIVNAFGDIIDNITGKVIAGARMSQDSLEFAHTSDSLKKGYTKKQFGLINTTLGVVATNARFNKRDITKVAQISQCGLIKTISPVHTTFDGDLIFALSLGKIEADINRVGVLSEFVIAEAVKRAIKKADGFKIVPAFRDMNKGWKTS
- the purE gene encoding 5-(carboxyamino)imidazole ribonucleotide mutase, producing MEKPKILILIGSDSDLSITEDAVKFLKETGVPFKIDISSAHRNPEKTVEYAKKARQKGVEVIIAIAGMAAHLPGVLASHTTLPVIGVPADGGALNGVDALMSIVQMPKGIPVATVGINASRNAAILACEILSIKYDEIREKLEKMKDDLKKENEEKAAKLSALFH
- a CDS encoding mannose-1-phosphate guanylyltransferase — its product is MAKNKSSALAKATSSGNKDSRMPGSRAIDHTYCIIMAGGKGERFWPLSTDLIPKPFLNIVGGKSMIQLTVERAGRIVPLNRIFIVLGKDHLNIAKKQLGVLPEENFIVEPDGRDTAPCIGYSAIFMLKKDKDAVMIVLPADQYVPDVDSFADVISEGIRCAKAGDYFVTIGIKPSRPETGYGYIHAYEKFDIVRDSTCFKVNRYVEKPDLKKAMEYLEEGNYYWNGGIFVWRADAVMRGIKRYMPDLYSGLMQISDAYKVNQKEEAELIFKTLPRKSIDYGLMEKAENVLMIPSRFAWDDVGTWSSLTRVFEPDEKGNYTKGDVTQIDTKDCVLFSDNIRVGTIGVSNLIIVASENGVLVCDINRVQEVREIVKQLNS
- a CDS encoding NAD-dependent deacylase produces the protein MDDYRKIADIIKERGDVVAFTGAGISVDSGIPAFRGGQGLWDKYDPMEYAHIGAFNSNPEKVWLMLREMSWVILDAKPSPAHIALGELEKKGFLKAVITQNVDGLHQAGGNSNVIEYHGSHRWFVCLSCSKRVPLTHGIIDIHPYPICEKCNRALKPDVVFFGESIPFKAMIKANVEAERCKVMFVIGTSGVVYPAADLPHTSKSRGAIIIEINPEQTPFTSSITDYFFKGTASVILPKILEYLE
- a CDS encoding response regulator, which produces MKEKTILLVEDNPNDVTLTLRALKKNNIKNDVIVARDGAEALDCLFGTGVYTDQDVSTLPVLILLDLKLPRISGIEVLQRLRSDERTKLVPVVILTTSKEEQDLIDGYRFGANSYIQKPVDFNNFIEAVRQLELYWLVLNEPPPAGGK
- a CDS encoding Crp/Fnr family transcriptional regulator, producing the protein MDIKKFIGEVPLFKGLTEKQLQALSDIGLNCTFKKGQTIFSDGDEANGFHVLQKGRVKIYKLSYEGKEQILHIFGHGEPFGEAPVFAGERFPAHAEALEDSTTIFFPRIVFVELINKDPLIAMNMLAILSQRLKRFTQLVENLSLKEVPQRLAAYILYSVEDKKDDDSLELNIAKGQLASILGTIPETLSRILSKMVNQDLIRVQGRTIKLINKKGLEELSYGERVLS
- a CDS encoding YifB family Mg chelatase-like AAA ATPase, with protein sequence MISRVSTATVYGIDGIKIDVEVDISFGLPAFNIVGLPEMSVKESKERVRAAIRNAGFEFPNDRITINLAPADVRKEGSSFDLPIAVGILISMGIIKEETVRGCLIAGELSLDGRIKGIRGVLPIAILAAQEGVKSLIAPLVNGNEASIVKGLKVYGANHLIDIVHYFLGDGDLKEFYGKDNLPDEHTGNAGLNFSDIKGQALAKRALEISASGGHNVLMIGPPGSGKTMLARRMPTILPPLHYEEAIETTKIHSIAGLLSTDKYLILERPFRTPHHTISDAGMVGGGHVPKPGEVSLAHNGVLFLDEFPEFKRNVLDSLRQPLEDGNVTISRITHSITFPAKFMLIAAMNPCPCGYWGDSRRACTCTGSQIRKHRSRISGPLLDRMDMHIEVPPVTVRELSIDKEEEPSEKIRERVLDARRIQEDRFKGRKIYSNSHMTPRMIKKYCAMDNGGSMLLENAVDKFGLSPRAYHRILKVARTIADLDNMEHIDEPHLAEAIQYRSLDKRMVV